A window of the Acidobacteriota bacterium genome harbors these coding sequences:
- a CDS encoding c-type cytochrome, whose product MNARIKNCFPGFTMAVCFTAALLIGGAGAAQEKKFPPLGPLPPVPVPADNPMSDAKVALGKLLFFDARLSGDASTSCASCHSPESGWGDGGDLSRGYPGTQHWRNSQTILNSAYYAKLFWAGESTSLEAQARSAATGNVAGNGDTMMMEERLRQVPEYVRRFREVFGTPWPTIDDAWRAISAFERTVVSKAKDVPFDRFMKGDKKALSESAKRGLALFRGKAGCVQCHNGALLSDEDYHNVGVPKNPAFEEDPLRQITLRYQHVIRGVPESVYRKADRDLGLFYTTKREADKGRFRTPSLRELKYTAPYMHNGAFFELDEVIDFYDEGGGQDANRSPLIRKLGLTDEEKEDLLAFLESLSSDEPLLMKPPELPPYAAMP is encoded by the coding sequence ATGAACGCGCGAATCAAGAATTGCTTCCCGGGTTTCACGATGGCCGTCTGCTTCACCGCCGCCCTTCTGATCGGCGGAGCGGGCGCGGCCCAGGAGAAAAAATTCCCGCCGCTGGGGCCCCTCCCGCCGGTTCCGGTGCCGGCGGACAACCCCATGTCGGACGCCAAGGTGGCGCTGGGCAAGCTGCTCTTCTTCGACGCGCGCCTCTCGGGCGACGCCAGCACCTCGTGCGCCTCCTGCCACAGCCCCGAGAGCGGCTGGGGGGACGGCGGCGACCTGAGCCGGGGCTATCCGGGCACGCAGCACTGGCGGAACTCCCAGACCATCCTGAACTCCGCCTACTACGCGAAACTGTTCTGGGCGGGCGAGTCTACGAGTCTCGAAGCCCAGGCCCGGAGCGCCGCCACGGGCAACGTGGCCGGCAACGGCGACACCATGATGATGGAGGAGCGCCTGCGCCAGGTCCCCGAATACGTCAGGCGCTTCCGCGAGGTGTTCGGAACTCCCTGGCCGACCATCGACGACGCCTGGCGGGCCATCTCGGCCTTCGAGCGCACGGTGGTCTCCAAGGCGAAGGACGTGCCGTTCGACCGCTTCATGAAAGGAGACAAGAAGGCGCTCTCAGAAAGCGCGAAACGGGGGCTGGCGCTTTTCCGCGGAAAGGCGGGGTGCGTCCAGTGCCACAACGGCGCCCTCCTCTCGGATGAGGACTACCACAACGTCGGCGTGCCGAAGAACCCCGCGTTCGAGGAGGATCCTTTAAGGCAGATAACGCTCCGCTATCAGCACGTGATCCGGGGCGTTCCCGAATCGGTCTACCGGAAGGCGGACAGGGACCTGGGGCTCTTCTACACCACCAAGCGCGAGGCCGATAAGGGGCGGTTCCGCACCCCCAGCCTGAGAGAGCTCAAATACACCGCGCCCTACATGCACAACGGCGCATTTTTCGAGTTGGACGAGGTTATCGATTTTTATGACGAAGGTGGGGGGCAGGACGCGAACAGGAGTCCGCTCATCAGGAAACTGGGGCTCACGGACGAGGAAAAGGAGGACCTGCTGGCCTTCCTGGAATCGCTCTCGAGCGACGAGCCCCTGCTCATGAAGCCCCCCGAACTGCCGCCGTACGCGGCCATGCCGTAA